In Saimiri boliviensis isolate mSaiBol1 chromosome 12, mSaiBol1.pri, whole genome shotgun sequence, one genomic interval encodes:
- the CCDC154 gene encoding coiled-coil domain-containing protein 154 isoform X2 has protein sequence MSEPADNSPSGPSAPSQPSTVTLEDLGPLLAGDLASPEPSSLEELSERYESSHPTSTASVPEQDAAKRWRQLEQWVVELQAEGARLREHRRRCERATRSLLGALLQVRARLELQGSELRQLRQEVWPAAQAPEKEAQEFSGLQNQMQALDKRLVEIREALSQLRRRQAQLEAERKGAEQEAGLRLAKLTDLLRQEEEGREVACSALRKDQEDSSRRMDLEVARMEAQMTRLGEEVSLRFLKREAKLCGFLQKSFLALEKRMRASESSRLRLEGSLRGELESRWEKLQGLMEERLRALQGQSEESHLLEQCQGLDAAVAQLTKFVQQNQASLNRVLLAEEKAWWVSWGLRCCQAGGTLMYHSEGATVADAAENDLASPSRVLDPRGAARFRRGSCAATPPMGTPACPPWGAQLWQSAVKPYLGGTVTVPHLTIPGSLGRFQSQQPSFPPGPSAEGWAGPAEGVYVSPTPRDAKGRLEDSRAGELATYVQENLEAAQLAGKLARQEIHGELALLREKSQALEVSVVQLAGRVKELSDRLPALSSRLDLQEQMLGLRLSEAKTKWEGAERKSLEDLARWQKEVAAYLRGVQEKLDGLPQKIEGVSDKCLLHKSDSDLRISAEGKAREFEVGALRQELATLLSSVQLLKEDSPGRKIAEMQGKLATFQNQIMKLESCIQANKTIQNLKFNSEARLRTQEMAALRETVLRLWSEKGPRAPLGSKALPSLARQRVFIKDVAPGEVAPVNCWGVYQAVRWAAGIPEQPPVPLGQGAGLEGPKESGAGVQGPRATSLDRWLQWKVSLTKLRARQRPGGVPEKPHGREQVQRLPPSLFIQK, from the exons ATGTCAG AACCGGCTGACAACAGCCCCTCAGGGCCATCGGCCCCTTCCCAGCCGAGCACCGTCACCCTGGAAGACCTGGGGCCCCTCCTGGCTGGAGACCTGGCCAGCCCCGAGCCCTCGAGCCTGGAAGAGCTCTCGGAGAGGTATGAGTCCAGCCACCCAACATCCACGGCCTCCGTCCCAGAGCAGGACGCGGCCAAGCGCTGGAGACAGCTGGAGCAGTG GGTGGTGGAGCTGCAGGCCGAGGGGGCCCGTCTGCGGGAGCACAGGCGGCGTTGTGAGCGCGCCACGCGGAGCCTGCTGGGCGCCCTGCTGCAGGTGCGGGCCCGCCTGGAGCTGCAGGGCTCGGAgctgaggcagctgaggcaggaggtgtgGCCGGCGGCCCAGGCCCCCGAGAAGGAGGCACAGGAG TTCTCTGGCCTGCAGAACCAGATGCAGGCCCTGGACAAAAG GCTGGTGGAGATCCGGGAAGCCTTGAGCCAACTCAGGAGGAGGCAGGCACAGCTGGAGGCGGAGCGGAAGGGCGCCGAGCAGGAGGCCGGCCTCAG GCTGGCCAAGCTGACCGACTTGCTgcggcaggaggaggagggccgGGAGGTGGCCTGCAGCGCCCTGCGGAAGGACCAGGAGGACAGCAGCCGGAGGATGGACCTGGAGGTGGCCAGGATGGAG GCCCAGATGACCAGGCTCGGCGAAGAGGTGAGCCTGCGCTTCCTGAAGAGGGAGGCCAAGCTGTGCGGCTTCCTGCAGAAGAGCTTCCTGGCCCTCGAGAAG AGAATGAGGGCCTCGGAGAGctccaggctgaggctggagggcagcctgCGGGGCGAGCTGGAGAGCCGGTGGGAGAAGCTGCAGGGACTGATGGAGGAGCGCCTGCGGGCCCTGCAGGGGCAGAGTGAG GAGAGCCACCTCCTGGAGCAGTGCCAGGGCCTGGATGCGGCTGTGGCCCAGCTCACCAAGTTTGTGCAGCAGAACCAGGCGTCGCTGAACCGTGTCCTGCTGGCCGAGGAGAAGGCCTGGTGGGTATCCTGGGGCCTCAGGTGCTGTCAGGCTGGGGGAACCCTAATGTACCACTCTGAAGGGGCCACGGTGGCCGACGCAGCAGAGAATGACCTTGCCTCTCCCAGCAGAGTGCTTGACCCCAGAGGTGCAGCCAGGTTCAGACGGGGCAGCTGTGCAGCCACTCCTCCCATGGGGACTCCAGCCTGCCCTCCCTGGGGTGCTCAGCTGTGGCAGTCAGCAGTGAAGCCCTATCTTGGTGGCACTGTGACTGTACCCCATCTAACGATCCCAGGATCTCTTGGGAGGTTCCAGAGCCAGCAGCCAAGCTTCCCTCCCGGGCCCAGTGCTGAGGGGTGGGCAGGACCCGCTGAGGGCGTCTATGTGTCCCCAACCCCTAGGGATGCCAAGGGGCGCTTGGAGGACAGCCGGGCCGGGGAGCTGGCCACCTATGTGCAGGAGAACCTGGAGGCTGCCCAGCTGGCCGGGAAGCTGGCCCGGCAGGAGATACATGGCGAGCTGGCACTG CTCCGAGAGAAGAGCCAGGCTCTGGAGGTGTCAGTGGTGCAGCTGGCCGGGCGGGTAAAGGAGCTGAGTGACCGCCTCCCAGCCCTGAGCAGCCGGCTCGACCTGCAGGAGCAGATGCTGGGCCTCAGGCTGTCCGAG GCAAAGACTAAATGGGAAGGTGCAGAGAGGAAGTCCCTGGAGGACCTGGCCAGATGGCAGAAGGAAGTGGCCGCATACCTGCGGGGGGTGCAGGAGAAGCTGGACGGCCTCCCCCAGAAG ATAGAGGGCGTCTCAGACAAGTGCCTGCTTCACAAGAGCGACTCGGATCTCAGGATTTCTGCTGAAGGCAAGGCCAG GGAGTTCGAGGTGGGGGCCCTGCGGCAGGAGCTGGCCACGCTGCTGTCATCTGTGCAGCTGCTGAAGGAAGACAGCCCCGGGCGGAAGATTGCGGAGATGCAGGGCAAGCTGGCCACG TTTCAGAACCAAATAATGAAGCTGGAAAGCTGTATCCAGGCCAACAAGACCATCCAGAACCTCAAGTTCAACAGCGAGGCCCGGCTG CGCACGCAGGAGATGGCCGCCCTGCGGGAGACCGTGCTGCGGCTGTGGAGTGAGAAGGGCCCTCGGGCGCCGCTGGGCAGCAAGGCGCTCCCATCCCTGGCGAGGCAGCGGGTCTTCATCAAGGATGTGGCGCCCGGCGAGGTGGCGCCTGTGAACTGCTGGGGCGTGTACCAGGCTGTGAGGTGGGCAGCAGGGATTCCCGAGCAGCCTCCTGTACCTTTGGGTCAGGGTGCGGGGTTGGAGGGGCCCAAGGAGAGTGGGGCAGGAGTGCAGGGGCCACGTGCCACGTCTCTGGACAGGTGGCTGCAGTGGAAGGTGTCTCTCACAAAGCTCAGGGCCCGTCAGAGGCCAGGAGGGGTCCCAGAGAAGCCCCATGGCCGGGAGCAGGTGCAGCGGCTCCCACCCTCGCTCTTTATCCAGAAGTAA
- the CCDC154 gene encoding coiled-coil domain-containing protein 154 isoform X6: protein MSEPADNSPSGPSAPSQPSTVTLEDLGPLLAGDLASPEPSSLEELSERYESSHPTSTASVPEQDAAKRWRQLEQWVVELQAEGARLREHRRRCERATRSLLGALLQVRARLELQGSELRQLRQEVWPAAQAPEKEAQEFSGLQNQMQALDKRLVEIREALSQLRRRQAQLEAERKGAEQEAGLRLAKLTDLLRQEEEGREVACSALRKDQEDSSRRMDLEVARMEAQMTRLGEEVSLRFLKREAKLCGFLQKSFLALEKRMRASESSRLRLEGSLRGELESRWEKLQGLMEERLRALQGQSEQESHLLEQCQGLDAAVAQLTKFVQQNQASLNRVLLAEEKAWWVSWGLRCCQAGGTLMYHSEGATVADAAENDLASPSRVLDPRGAARFRRGSCAATPPMGTPACPPWGAQLWQSAVKPYLGGTVTVPHLTIPGSLGRFQSQQPSFPPGPSAEGWAGPAEGVYVSPTPRDAKGRLEDSRAGELATYVQENLEAAQLAGKLARQEIHGELALLREKSQALEVSVVQLAGRVKELSDRLPALSSRLDLQEQMLGLRLSEAKTKWEGAERKSLEDLARWQKEVAAYLRGVQEKLDGLPQKIEGVSDKCLLHKSDSDLRISAEGKAREFEVGALRQELATLLSSVQLLKEDSPGRKIAEMQGKLATFQNQIMKLESCIQANKTIQNLKFNSEARLRTQEMAALRETVLRLWSEKGPRAPLGSKALPSLARQRVFIKDVAPGEVAPVNCWGVYQAVRHPEGRRSQETSGGL from the exons ATGTCAG AACCGGCTGACAACAGCCCCTCAGGGCCATCGGCCCCTTCCCAGCCGAGCACCGTCACCCTGGAAGACCTGGGGCCCCTCCTGGCTGGAGACCTGGCCAGCCCCGAGCCCTCGAGCCTGGAAGAGCTCTCGGAGAGGTATGAGTCCAGCCACCCAACATCCACGGCCTCCGTCCCAGAGCAGGACGCGGCCAAGCGCTGGAGACAGCTGGAGCAGTG GGTGGTGGAGCTGCAGGCCGAGGGGGCCCGTCTGCGGGAGCACAGGCGGCGTTGTGAGCGCGCCACGCGGAGCCTGCTGGGCGCCCTGCTGCAGGTGCGGGCCCGCCTGGAGCTGCAGGGCTCGGAgctgaggcagctgaggcaggaggtgtgGCCGGCGGCCCAGGCCCCCGAGAAGGAGGCACAGGAG TTCTCTGGCCTGCAGAACCAGATGCAGGCCCTGGACAAAAG GCTGGTGGAGATCCGGGAAGCCTTGAGCCAACTCAGGAGGAGGCAGGCACAGCTGGAGGCGGAGCGGAAGGGCGCCGAGCAGGAGGCCGGCCTCAG GCTGGCCAAGCTGACCGACTTGCTgcggcaggaggaggagggccgGGAGGTGGCCTGCAGCGCCCTGCGGAAGGACCAGGAGGACAGCAGCCGGAGGATGGACCTGGAGGTGGCCAGGATGGAG GCCCAGATGACCAGGCTCGGCGAAGAGGTGAGCCTGCGCTTCCTGAAGAGGGAGGCCAAGCTGTGCGGCTTCCTGCAGAAGAGCTTCCTGGCCCTCGAGAAG AGAATGAGGGCCTCGGAGAGctccaggctgaggctggagggcagcctgCGGGGCGAGCTGGAGAGCCGGTGGGAGAAGCTGCAGGGACTGATGGAGGAGCGCCTGCGGGCCCTGCAGGGGCAGAGTGAG CAGGAGAGCCACCTCCTGGAGCAGTGCCAGGGCCTGGATGCGGCTGTGGCCCAGCTCACCAAGTTTGTGCAGCAGAACCAGGCGTCGCTGAACCGTGTCCTGCTGGCCGAGGAGAAGGCCTGGTGGGTATCCTGGGGCCTCAGGTGCTGTCAGGCTGGGGGAACCCTAATGTACCACTCTGAAGGGGCCACGGTGGCCGACGCAGCAGAGAATGACCTTGCCTCTCCCAGCAGAGTGCTTGACCCCAGAGGTGCAGCCAGGTTCAGACGGGGCAGCTGTGCAGCCACTCCTCCCATGGGGACTCCAGCCTGCCCTCCCTGGGGTGCTCAGCTGTGGCAGTCAGCAGTGAAGCCCTATCTTGGTGGCACTGTGACTGTACCCCATCTAACGATCCCAGGATCTCTTGGGAGGTTCCAGAGCCAGCAGCCAAGCTTCCCTCCCGGGCCCAGTGCTGAGGGGTGGGCAGGACCCGCTGAGGGCGTCTATGTGTCCCCAACCCCTAGGGATGCCAAGGGGCGCTTGGAGGACAGCCGGGCCGGGGAGCTGGCCACCTATGTGCAGGAGAACCTGGAGGCTGCCCAGCTGGCCGGGAAGCTGGCCCGGCAGGAGATACATGGCGAGCTGGCACTG CTCCGAGAGAAGAGCCAGGCTCTGGAGGTGTCAGTGGTGCAGCTGGCCGGGCGGGTAAAGGAGCTGAGTGACCGCCTCCCAGCCCTGAGCAGCCGGCTCGACCTGCAGGAGCAGATGCTGGGCCTCAGGCTGTCCGAG GCAAAGACTAAATGGGAAGGTGCAGAGAGGAAGTCCCTGGAGGACCTGGCCAGATGGCAGAAGGAAGTGGCCGCATACCTGCGGGGGGTGCAGGAGAAGCTGGACGGCCTCCCCCAGAAG ATAGAGGGCGTCTCAGACAAGTGCCTGCTTCACAAGAGCGACTCGGATCTCAGGATTTCTGCTGAAGGCAAGGCCAG GGAGTTCGAGGTGGGGGCCCTGCGGCAGGAGCTGGCCACGCTGCTGTCATCTGTGCAGCTGCTGAAGGAAGACAGCCCCGGGCGGAAGATTGCGGAGATGCAGGGCAAGCTGGCCACG TTTCAGAACCAAATAATGAAGCTGGAAAGCTGTATCCAGGCCAACAAGACCATCCAGAACCTCAAGTTCAACAGCGAGGCCCGGCTG CGCACGCAGGAGATGGCCGCCCTGCGGGAGACCGTGCTGCGGCTGTGGAGTGAGAAGGGCCCTCGGGCGCCGCTGGGCAGCAAGGCGCTCCCATCCCTGGCGAGGCAGCGGGTCTTCATCAAGGATGTGGCGCCCGGCGAGGTGGCGCCTGTGAACTGCTGGGGCGTGTACCAGGCTGTGAG GCACCCAGAAGGCAGGAGATCCCAGGAGACTTCAGGAGGCCTCTGA
- the CCDC154 gene encoding coiled-coil domain-containing protein 154 isoform X10 — protein MSEPADNSPSGPSAPSQPSTVTLEDLGPLLAGDLASPEPSSLEELSERYESSHPTSTASVPEQDAAKRWRQLEQWVVELQAEGARLREHRRRCERATRSLLGALLQVRARLELQGSELRQLRQEVWPAAQAPEKEAQEFSGLQNQMQALDKRLVEIREALSQLRRRQAQLEAERKGAEQEAGLRLAKLTDLLRQEEEGREVACSALRKDQEDSSRRMDLEVARMEAQMTRLGEEVSLRFLKREAKLCGFLQKSFLALEKRMRASESSRLRLEGSLRGELESRWEKLQGLMEERLRALQGQSEQESHLLEQCQGLDAAVAQLTKFVQQNQASLNRVLLAEEKAWWVSWGLRCCQAGGTLMYHSEGATVADAAENDLASPSRVLDPRGAARFRRGSCAATPPMGTPACPPWGAQLWQSAVKPYLGGTVTVPHLTIPGSLGRFQSQQPSFPPGPSAEGWAGPAEGVYVSPTPRDAKGRLEDSRAGELATYVQENLEAAQLAGKLARQEIHGELALLREKSQALEVSVVQLAGRVKELSDRLPALSSRLDLQEQMLGLRLSEAKTKWEGAERKSLEDLARWQKEVAAYLRGVQEKLDGLPQKRASQTSACFTRATRISGFLLKARPGAASGALGRGQGPY, from the exons ATGTCAG AACCGGCTGACAACAGCCCCTCAGGGCCATCGGCCCCTTCCCAGCCGAGCACCGTCACCCTGGAAGACCTGGGGCCCCTCCTGGCTGGAGACCTGGCCAGCCCCGAGCCCTCGAGCCTGGAAGAGCTCTCGGAGAGGTATGAGTCCAGCCACCCAACATCCACGGCCTCCGTCCCAGAGCAGGACGCGGCCAAGCGCTGGAGACAGCTGGAGCAGTG GGTGGTGGAGCTGCAGGCCGAGGGGGCCCGTCTGCGGGAGCACAGGCGGCGTTGTGAGCGCGCCACGCGGAGCCTGCTGGGCGCCCTGCTGCAGGTGCGGGCCCGCCTGGAGCTGCAGGGCTCGGAgctgaggcagctgaggcaggaggtgtgGCCGGCGGCCCAGGCCCCCGAGAAGGAGGCACAGGAG TTCTCTGGCCTGCAGAACCAGATGCAGGCCCTGGACAAAAG GCTGGTGGAGATCCGGGAAGCCTTGAGCCAACTCAGGAGGAGGCAGGCACAGCTGGAGGCGGAGCGGAAGGGCGCCGAGCAGGAGGCCGGCCTCAG GCTGGCCAAGCTGACCGACTTGCTgcggcaggaggaggagggccgGGAGGTGGCCTGCAGCGCCCTGCGGAAGGACCAGGAGGACAGCAGCCGGAGGATGGACCTGGAGGTGGCCAGGATGGAG GCCCAGATGACCAGGCTCGGCGAAGAGGTGAGCCTGCGCTTCCTGAAGAGGGAGGCCAAGCTGTGCGGCTTCCTGCAGAAGAGCTTCCTGGCCCTCGAGAAG AGAATGAGGGCCTCGGAGAGctccaggctgaggctggagggcagcctgCGGGGCGAGCTGGAGAGCCGGTGGGAGAAGCTGCAGGGACTGATGGAGGAGCGCCTGCGGGCCCTGCAGGGGCAGAGTGAG CAGGAGAGCCACCTCCTGGAGCAGTGCCAGGGCCTGGATGCGGCTGTGGCCCAGCTCACCAAGTTTGTGCAGCAGAACCAGGCGTCGCTGAACCGTGTCCTGCTGGCCGAGGAGAAGGCCTGGTGGGTATCCTGGGGCCTCAGGTGCTGTCAGGCTGGGGGAACCCTAATGTACCACTCTGAAGGGGCCACGGTGGCCGACGCAGCAGAGAATGACCTTGCCTCTCCCAGCAGAGTGCTTGACCCCAGAGGTGCAGCCAGGTTCAGACGGGGCAGCTGTGCAGCCACTCCTCCCATGGGGACTCCAGCCTGCCCTCCCTGGGGTGCTCAGCTGTGGCAGTCAGCAGTGAAGCCCTATCTTGGTGGCACTGTGACTGTACCCCATCTAACGATCCCAGGATCTCTTGGGAGGTTCCAGAGCCAGCAGCCAAGCTTCCCTCCCGGGCCCAGTGCTGAGGGGTGGGCAGGACCCGCTGAGGGCGTCTATGTGTCCCCAACCCCTAGGGATGCCAAGGGGCGCTTGGAGGACAGCCGGGCCGGGGAGCTGGCCACCTATGTGCAGGAGAACCTGGAGGCTGCCCAGCTGGCCGGGAAGCTGGCCCGGCAGGAGATACATGGCGAGCTGGCACTG CTCCGAGAGAAGAGCCAGGCTCTGGAGGTGTCAGTGGTGCAGCTGGCCGGGCGGGTAAAGGAGCTGAGTGACCGCCTCCCAGCCCTGAGCAGCCGGCTCGACCTGCAGGAGCAGATGCTGGGCCTCAGGCTGTCCGAG GCAAAGACTAAATGGGAAGGTGCAGAGAGGAAGTCCCTGGAGGACCTGGCCAGATGGCAGAAGGAAGTGGCCGCATACCTGCGGGGGGTGCAGGAGAAGCTGGACGGCCTCCCCCAGAAG AGGGCGTCTCAGACAAGTGCCTGCTTCACAAGAGCGACTCGGATCTCAGGATTTCTGCTGAAGGCAAGGCCAGGTGCAGCCTCCGGGGCCCTGGGACGCGGGCAGGGGCCCTACTGA
- the CCDC154 gene encoding coiled-coil domain-containing protein 154 isoform X9 has protein sequence MSEPADNSPSGPSAPSQPSTVTLEDLGPLLAGDLASPEPSSLEELSERYESSHPTSTASVPEQDAAKRWRQLEQWVVELQAEGARLREHRRRCERATRSLLGALLQVRARLELQGSELRQLRQEVWPAAQAPEKEAQEFSGLQNQMQALDKRLVEIREALSQLRRRQAQLEAERKGAEQEAGLRLAKLTDLLRQEEEGREVACSALRKDQEDSSRRMDLEVARMEAQMTRLGEEVSLRFLKREAKLCGFLQKSFLALEKRMRASESSRLRLEGSLRGELESRWEKLQGLMEERLRALQGQSEQESHLLEQCQGLDAAVAQLTKFVQQNQASLNRVLLAEEKAWWVSWGLRCCQAGGTLMYHSEGATVADAAENDLASPSRVLDPRGAARFRRGSCAATPPMGTPACPPWGAQLWQSAVKPYLGGTVTVPHLTIPGSLGRFQSQQPSFPPGPSAEGWAGPAEGVYVSPTPRDAKGRLEDSRAGELATYVQENLEAAQLAGKLARQEIHGELALLREKSQALEVSVVQLAGRVKELSDRLPALSSRLDLQEQMLGLRLSEAKTKWEGAERKSLEDLARWQKEVAAYLRGVQEKLDGLPQKRASQTSACFTRATRISGFLLKARPGSSRWGPCGRSWPRCCHLCSC, from the exons ATGTCAG AACCGGCTGACAACAGCCCCTCAGGGCCATCGGCCCCTTCCCAGCCGAGCACCGTCACCCTGGAAGACCTGGGGCCCCTCCTGGCTGGAGACCTGGCCAGCCCCGAGCCCTCGAGCCTGGAAGAGCTCTCGGAGAGGTATGAGTCCAGCCACCCAACATCCACGGCCTCCGTCCCAGAGCAGGACGCGGCCAAGCGCTGGAGACAGCTGGAGCAGTG GGTGGTGGAGCTGCAGGCCGAGGGGGCCCGTCTGCGGGAGCACAGGCGGCGTTGTGAGCGCGCCACGCGGAGCCTGCTGGGCGCCCTGCTGCAGGTGCGGGCCCGCCTGGAGCTGCAGGGCTCGGAgctgaggcagctgaggcaggaggtgtgGCCGGCGGCCCAGGCCCCCGAGAAGGAGGCACAGGAG TTCTCTGGCCTGCAGAACCAGATGCAGGCCCTGGACAAAAG GCTGGTGGAGATCCGGGAAGCCTTGAGCCAACTCAGGAGGAGGCAGGCACAGCTGGAGGCGGAGCGGAAGGGCGCCGAGCAGGAGGCCGGCCTCAG GCTGGCCAAGCTGACCGACTTGCTgcggcaggaggaggagggccgGGAGGTGGCCTGCAGCGCCCTGCGGAAGGACCAGGAGGACAGCAGCCGGAGGATGGACCTGGAGGTGGCCAGGATGGAG GCCCAGATGACCAGGCTCGGCGAAGAGGTGAGCCTGCGCTTCCTGAAGAGGGAGGCCAAGCTGTGCGGCTTCCTGCAGAAGAGCTTCCTGGCCCTCGAGAAG AGAATGAGGGCCTCGGAGAGctccaggctgaggctggagggcagcctgCGGGGCGAGCTGGAGAGCCGGTGGGAGAAGCTGCAGGGACTGATGGAGGAGCGCCTGCGGGCCCTGCAGGGGCAGAGTGAG CAGGAGAGCCACCTCCTGGAGCAGTGCCAGGGCCTGGATGCGGCTGTGGCCCAGCTCACCAAGTTTGTGCAGCAGAACCAGGCGTCGCTGAACCGTGTCCTGCTGGCCGAGGAGAAGGCCTGGTGGGTATCCTGGGGCCTCAGGTGCTGTCAGGCTGGGGGAACCCTAATGTACCACTCTGAAGGGGCCACGGTGGCCGACGCAGCAGAGAATGACCTTGCCTCTCCCAGCAGAGTGCTTGACCCCAGAGGTGCAGCCAGGTTCAGACGGGGCAGCTGTGCAGCCACTCCTCCCATGGGGACTCCAGCCTGCCCTCCCTGGGGTGCTCAGCTGTGGCAGTCAGCAGTGAAGCCCTATCTTGGTGGCACTGTGACTGTACCCCATCTAACGATCCCAGGATCTCTTGGGAGGTTCCAGAGCCAGCAGCCAAGCTTCCCTCCCGGGCCCAGTGCTGAGGGGTGGGCAGGACCCGCTGAGGGCGTCTATGTGTCCCCAACCCCTAGGGATGCCAAGGGGCGCTTGGAGGACAGCCGGGCCGGGGAGCTGGCCACCTATGTGCAGGAGAACCTGGAGGCTGCCCAGCTGGCCGGGAAGCTGGCCCGGCAGGAGATACATGGCGAGCTGGCACTG CTCCGAGAGAAGAGCCAGGCTCTGGAGGTGTCAGTGGTGCAGCTGGCCGGGCGGGTAAAGGAGCTGAGTGACCGCCTCCCAGCCCTGAGCAGCCGGCTCGACCTGCAGGAGCAGATGCTGGGCCTCAGGCTGTCCGAG GCAAAGACTAAATGGGAAGGTGCAGAGAGGAAGTCCCTGGAGGACCTGGCCAGATGGCAGAAGGAAGTGGCCGCATACCTGCGGGGGGTGCAGGAGAAGCTGGACGGCCTCCCCCAGAAG AGGGCGTCTCAGACAAGTGCCTGCTTCACAAGAGCGACTCGGATCTCAGGATTTCTGCTGAAGGCAAGGCCAG GGAGTTCGAGGTGGGGGCCCTGCGGCAGGAGCTGGCCACGCTGCTGTCATCTGTGCAGCTGCTGA